In Acetomicrobium sp. S15 = DSM 107314, a single genomic region encodes these proteins:
- a CDS encoding M20 family metallopeptidase gives MRDIDFCEKAIKLAQDIVKIPSEAPPGEEKAVAEKLAEVLSEGGLETKLVEAAPGRPNVLATLRGVDKGPTLLYQGHIDVVPVGDASLWSVPPYGGIIRDGKLYGRGASDMKGGVAAMAAAAMALKRQNVPLKGNLVLAFVVDEEVSNLGIKKLIEDGLAADWAVVGEPTNLDIALGHRGVIAFKVRTYGRAAHAAQAQAGVNAIDKAFSFRSEIEKLREAISNRSNSLLGNPSLNLTTIKGGTKVNIIPDFCEMTLDRRLVPGETREAVESEIRALINELATRDPEFRADFTVTTCVAPGEIAKDHPLVQALNKAVLQVTGEMPKFKGFEATCEASIIMEAMKTPTVIFGPGRIAQAHCADEYIEVEQIAKATSSYIELAKNFLTK, from the coding sequence ATGCGAGATATCGATTTCTGCGAAAAAGCGATCAAATTGGCTCAGGATATTGTCAAAATTCCAAGCGAAGCCCCGCCTGGAGAAGAAAAAGCAGTAGCAGAAAAGCTTGCAGAGGTGCTATCTGAGGGTGGGTTAGAGACCAAATTGGTTGAGGCTGCTCCGGGACGCCCCAATGTACTTGCTACCTTGAGGGGGGTGGATAAAGGACCAACGTTGCTGTATCAGGGCCACATTGACGTTGTCCCAGTCGGGGATGCATCCCTTTGGAGCGTTCCTCCTTACGGAGGCATTATCCGCGACGGCAAACTTTATGGCCGGGGTGCGTCGGACATGAAAGGTGGAGTGGCTGCTATGGCAGCTGCTGCTATGGCATTAAAACGGCAAAATGTGCCCCTTAAGGGTAATTTGGTTTTGGCGTTTGTCGTCGATGAGGAAGTGTCAAACCTTGGCATTAAAAAACTCATCGAGGACGGATTAGCAGCTGACTGGGCGGTAGTTGGCGAGCCTACAAATTTGGATATTGCCTTAGGGCATCGTGGCGTTATTGCATTTAAGGTAAGGACGTATGGACGGGCAGCACATGCCGCTCAAGCACAAGCTGGAGTTAATGCGATAGACAAAGCCTTCTCTTTCAGATCTGAAATAGAAAAGCTGAGAGAAGCGATTTCCAATAGAAGTAACTCATTATTGGGCAATCCGAGCTTAAATCTCACAACGATTAAAGGCGGGACGAAGGTCAACATTATTCCTGACTTTTGTGAGATGACGCTGGATAGGCGCCTTGTTCCTGGGGAAACGAGAGAAGCTGTTGAATCCGAGATCCGAGCATTGATAAATGAACTTGCCACTCGAGATCCAGAGTTTAGGGCAGACTTCACTGTTACAACCTGCGTAGCGCCTGGAGAAATTGCTAAAGACCACCCGCTAGTTCAAGCCCTTAACAAAGCAGTACTTCAAGTTACGGGAGAAATGCCTAAATTTAAGGGTTTTGAGGCTACATGTGAGGCCTCAATAATTATGGAGGCCATGAAAACTCCTACGGTCATTTTTGGGCCGGGTCGCATCGCACAAGCTCATTGCGCTGACGAGTATATTGAGGTAGAGCAAATTGCCAAAGCAACATCCAGTTACATCGAACTGGCTAAAAACTTCCTCACCAAATAA
- a CDS encoding ABC transporter substrate-binding protein, producing the protein MPERVLAFGVCLFLLAAAGCATAQEAVKGGVFRYAAIDEAPTLDQHVVTSDLATTIAQHIFEGLYTFDANYTPVPMLAESTDVQEDGKLVVIKLREGVKFHNGKELDAEDVIASLNRWGKFGTRGPVLFEHIAKLEADSKYVVKIYFKEPFAPWQNLLAFINGGPVIYPKDVVEKAEAKPIPETEYIGTGPYRFVERNPGRYILLARFDDYKGLAGPANGYAGERKAYFDEIRFIPVPDVGTRVNGVKAGDYDYAEQIPGDLFESLKSDPSVKTIVNQGSIQGFIFFNSKDGIMKDNYKLRQAILVATKMDMVLRAAIGPEELWDANGSFMPEVTPWYSKAGLEKYNRGDVELAKKLAKEAGYNGEKITFMVSSSYRMHYDSCMVIAKQLSEAGFNIDLQIYDWATLVSKRSDPKQWDMFFTHHGFVPDPILFTFMSDTYPGWWATDRKASLKKPFIETMDQSKRIEIWSKIQELIYEEVPVAKTGDIYMYDIYSPKVQGLSEMSLIWPKLWGLSFK; encoded by the coding sequence TTGCCGGAGAGGGTTTTAGCGTTCGGGGTTTGCCTGTTCCTTTTAGCGGCTGCAGGTTGTGCCACAGCCCAAGAAGCGGTTAAGGGTGGGGTGTTTCGATATGCGGCGATCGATGAAGCGCCGACGCTCGACCAACATGTTGTTACATCAGATCTGGCTACTACAATCGCCCAACACATCTTTGAGGGGCTGTATACGTTTGATGCCAATTACACACCTGTTCCTATGTTGGCTGAAAGCACCGACGTTCAGGAAGATGGGAAGCTGGTTGTCATAAAGCTGAGAGAGGGTGTGAAGTTTCACAACGGTAAGGAACTCGATGCAGAAGATGTGATAGCTTCTCTCAACCGCTGGGGCAAGTTCGGCACGCGGGGTCCGGTGCTTTTTGAGCACATTGCTAAACTGGAAGCTGATTCTAAGTACGTTGTAAAGATCTACTTCAAGGAGCCATTTGCCCCGTGGCAAAATTTACTTGCTTTCATAAACGGAGGCCCCGTGATTTATCCCAAAGATGTAGTTGAGAAAGCGGAGGCTAAGCCTATCCCGGAGACGGAATATATAGGCACCGGCCCTTACAGGTTTGTTGAGAGAAACCCCGGCAGGTATATATTACTTGCTCGTTTTGACGATTACAAAGGCCTTGCGGGACCAGCAAATGGTTATGCGGGAGAGAGGAAAGCTTATTTCGACGAGATCCGGTTCATTCCGGTTCCAGATGTTGGTACAAGAGTGAACGGTGTCAAGGCTGGCGATTACGATTACGCGGAACAGATTCCAGGAGATCTCTTCGAATCGTTGAAGTCAGACCCCTCGGTAAAGACAATCGTAAACCAGGGAAGCATCCAGGGGTTTATCTTCTTTAATTCAAAAGACGGCATAATGAAGGATAACTACAAGCTCAGACAAGCGATCTTGGTGGCTACGAAGATGGACATGGTGCTTCGCGCAGCGATCGGTCCAGAGGAACTCTGGGATGCGAACGGTTCGTTTATGCCTGAGGTGACGCCTTGGTATAGCAAGGCGGGGTTGGAAAAATATAACCGCGGAGACGTGGAACTGGCTAAAAAGTTAGCCAAAGAAGCTGGCTACAACGGGGAAAAGATTACTTTCATGGTCTCGAGCTCATACAGGATGCACTATGATAGCTGTATGGTTATTGCAAAGCAGCTTAGCGAAGCAGGCTTCAATATCGACCTTCAAATTTACGACTGGGCCACACTCGTTTCAAAACGATCAGATCCAAAGCAATGGGACATGTTTTTTACCCACCACGGATTTGTCCCAGATCCCATACTGTTTACGTTCATGAGCGACACATACCCTGGATGGTGGGCTACCGATAGGAAGGCGTCCCTAAAGAAGCCGTTTATTGAGACAATGGATCAATCCAAGCGCATAGAAATTTGGAGCAAGATCCAGGAACTAATCTATGAAGAGGTACCGGTGGCTAAGACCGGAGATATCTACATGTACGATATTTATTCCCCCAAAGTACAAGGCCTTAGCGAAATGTCGCTAATATGGCCGAAGCTCTGGGGGCTGTCGTTTAAGTAA
- a CDS encoding ABC transporter permease — protein MLSYVIRRVLSMIPSLFLASIIVFSFIHFIPGDPAVVMLGDMATPEQVQQLREALGLDRPVYVQYIRWLSGILRGDLGNSIFFHQPVTRVIASRAETSIFIALISMALIALIGIPIGVLSAVKYNSWIDQALSSLSMFFASVPTFWLGLNLMFIFAVMLRWFPSSGFPSVIESGNWSNLRYLILPCLTLAAPNSALIIRLTRSSMLDVIREDHVRTARAKGLPEWKIILKHVFRNALISIVSALGFTFVALVSGTVVTETVFSLPGIGRLVVESILRRDYPVIQGIILVIVLLYMLINLLVDLSYAFLDPRIKYS, from the coding sequence ATGCTTTCTTATGTCATAAGAAGGGTCTTGAGTATGATTCCCTCTCTTTTTTTGGCCTCAATCATTGTTTTTTCCTTCATTCACTTTATACCGGGAGATCCAGCTGTCGTCATGTTGGGGGATATGGCCACGCCCGAACAAGTGCAACAACTGAGAGAGGCTTTAGGATTGGACAGACCCGTTTACGTCCAGTATATTAGATGGCTTTCCGGAATCTTGAGGGGGGATTTGGGAAATTCAATCTTTTTTCACCAGCCGGTTACAAGGGTAATAGCAAGCAGGGCAGAGACCAGCATATTTATTGCCCTGATATCAATGGCTCTCATAGCTCTTATTGGGATTCCAATTGGTGTTTTGTCAGCGGTAAAGTATAACAGTTGGATAGACCAAGCTTTATCGAGTTTGTCAATGTTTTTCGCCTCAGTTCCTACTTTTTGGTTGGGGTTAAATTTAATGTTCATCTTTGCTGTGATGCTCCGCTGGTTTCCAAGCTCCGGCTTCCCGTCCGTGATTGAGTCAGGGAATTGGAGCAATCTCAGATATCTCATCTTGCCATGTCTTACGCTGGCTGCTCCGAACTCAGCTTTAATAATCAGGCTCACCCGCTCTAGCATGCTCGATGTGATTAGAGAGGATCACGTAAGGACTGCTCGCGCAAAAGGTCTTCCAGAGTGGAAAATTATATTGAAGCATGTCTTCCGTAATGCCCTTATATCTATTGTGTCGGCCTTGGGGTTCACATTTGTTGCGCTTGTATCGGGCACAGTGGTCACCGAAACGGTCTTCTCGCTTCCCGGCATAGGAAGGCTCGTGGTGGAATCCATCCTCCGTCGTGACTATCCCGTGATTCAGGGGATTATTCTCGTCATCGTACTTTTGTACATGCTCATAAACTTGCTTGTGGATCTTTCCTACGCTTTCCTTGATCCCAGGATCAAATATAGCTGA
- a CDS encoding ABC transporter permease, whose product MTGLFSVLYARKTAFAGMLVILMILVFAIFAPLIAPYDPTSMNPLEKLEPPSVSHPFGTDNFGRDTFSRVVYGARMSLLGSTGVVVFATIFGVAIGTLCGYFKSIELILMRVIDVLMSFPPLLLALVLVSIMGRGLVNVIIAVGVTYLTRTTRIIYGMTLKIKEEPYIEASYASGATTFRILLRHVVPNLMSPLIVQSTFTFAFSLLEMASLDFLGLGIPPAIPSWGNMLSEGSIYLTRAPWLLLFPGSFIVLTVLSLNLVGDVLRDRLDPRFRAEISGV is encoded by the coding sequence ATGACTGGTTTGTTTTCGGTCCTTTACGCGAGAAAGACCGCCTTCGCCGGGATGTTAGTAATCTTAATGATCTTAGTTTTCGCCATATTTGCTCCCCTAATTGCTCCATATGATCCGACCTCAATGAATCCTCTGGAAAAACTTGAGCCTCCGAGCGTTAGCCACCCTTTCGGGACGGATAACTTTGGCAGAGATACATTTAGTCGCGTTGTATACGGCGCCCGAATGAGCCTTTTGGGTTCAACCGGAGTGGTTGTCTTCGCCACGATCTTTGGGGTGGCCATTGGGACCCTTTGCGGTTATTTTAAGAGTATCGAACTCATTCTAATGCGTGTAATAGATGTTCTTATGTCGTTTCCACCATTACTTTTGGCGCTTGTGCTCGTGTCTATAATGGGAAGAGGGCTTGTTAACGTCATTATTGCAGTAGGGGTGACGTATCTCACCAGGACCACGCGGATAATTTATGGCATGACGCTCAAGATCAAAGAGGAGCCTTACATAGAAGCCAGCTACGCTTCAGGGGCTACAACTTTTAGGATCTTGTTAAGACATGTGGTGCCAAATCTCATGTCGCCACTTATTGTTCAATCCACATTTACATTCGCCTTTTCGCTTTTGGAAATGGCATCGCTTGACTTCCTGGGCCTTGGTATACCGCCTGCGATCCCAAGCTGGGGAAATATGCTCAGCGAAGGCAGCATATATCTCACCAGAGCGCCGTGGCTTTTGCTTTTCCCCGGTTCATTTATAGTGCTTACGGTGTTATCTCTCAACTTAGTGGGTGACGTATTGAGGGATAGACTTGACCCGCGCTTCAGGGCTGAGATATCGGGGGTTTGA
- a CDS encoding ABC transporter ATP-binding protein, with the protein MIETDKKLLDAKGLVVELQTERGVIKAVDGADIGICPGETLGLVGESGSGKTMTSLAIMGLLPKPQGRIAAGKICFKGKNLANLSDKEMRRIRGKEIAMIFQEPMTSLNPVYTIGDQIVEAIISHRKITRRRAMDLAVEMLQKVGIPSPESRVSAYPHELSGGMRQRAMIAMALSCDPDLLIADEPTTALDVTIQAQILDLMKELKHKIGMSLLLITHALGIVAEMADRVCVMYAGRIVESANTRDLFKSPLHPYTLGLLKSIPRLDEEAEELYAIPGMVPTPQEMPSGCKFYDRCFLRYSRCGAEEPLLYDVESMHWVRCFRHDEMAKMRGDISNGRRSFA; encoded by the coding sequence ATGATTGAGACAGACAAAAAGCTGCTCGATGCAAAGGGACTCGTGGTGGAGTTGCAAACAGAAAGAGGCGTAATCAAAGCTGTGGATGGCGCAGACATTGGCATTTGCCCTGGCGAGACTTTGGGACTCGTAGGAGAATCGGGGAGCGGCAAGACAATGACGAGCTTAGCTATTATGGGTTTGCTTCCTAAACCGCAAGGTAGGATAGCTGCTGGAAAGATTTGTTTCAAAGGGAAAAATTTGGCTAATTTGAGCGACAAGGAGATGCGCCGTATCCGCGGCAAAGAAATAGCGATGATCTTTCAAGAGCCCATGACATCGCTAAACCCAGTCTACACGATAGGAGATCAAATTGTAGAAGCGATCATTTCTCACCGTAAGATTACGCGGCGGCGAGCCATGGATTTGGCCGTGGAGATGCTTCAAAAAGTAGGCATACCAAGCCCCGAGTCGCGCGTAAGCGCCTATCCGCATGAACTCTCTGGTGGCATGAGACAGAGGGCTATGATAGCGATGGCTTTGTCGTGTGACCCTGATCTACTTATAGCAGATGAACCCACCACAGCGCTTGACGTGACGATACAAGCACAGATTTTGGATCTAATGAAAGAGTTAAAGCACAAGATTGGCATGTCGCTTTTATTGATAACCCATGCCCTCGGTATAGTGGCTGAAATGGCCGATAGGGTCTGTGTGATGTACGCAGGCAGGATTGTCGAATCAGCAAACACAAGGGATCTTTTTAAGTCCCCTTTACATCCTTATACATTGGGATTGCTCAAGTCCATACCGCGGTTGGATGAAGAGGCCGAAGAGCTTTATGCGATTCCAGGCATGGTGCCCACCCCTCAGGAGATGCCGAGCGGTTGCAAGTTTTATGATAGATGTTTTTTGAGATATAGCCGATGTGGTGCCGAGGAGCCACTCTTGTATGATGTGGAATCTATGCACTGGGTCCGCTGTTTTCGGCACGACGAGATGGCCAAAATGCGAGGCGACATTTCCAATGGTCGGCGCAGCTTTGCTTGA
- a CDS encoding ABC transporter ATP-binding protein, giving the protein MVGAALLEIENLKKFYPVKGGVLRRVVGYVKAVDGVTLSIHPGETVGLVGESGCGKSTLGKAVMRLISVTDGRITFKGKDLLSMRRKTLRMARREIQMIFQDPYASLDPRMTVIELVEEPLIVHGIIKDKGKRRERAAAMLSTTGLSSEFLHRYPFELSGGQRQRVGIARALVVEPSLVIADEAVSALDVSVQAQVINLLKELRKRLNLTFLFIAHDLAVIKHISDRVAVMYLGKIVELATKKALFDFPMHPYTQALISAIPIPDPFRRSERIILQGDVPSPLNPPSGCRFHPRCPKVMPICSREEPRFLEHGGEHSVACHLYT; this is encoded by the coding sequence ATGGTCGGCGCAGCTTTGCTTGAAATAGAAAATCTAAAAAAATTTTATCCTGTGAAGGGTGGAGTTCTACGGAGAGTTGTTGGCTACGTCAAAGCCGTAGATGGAGTGACTCTTTCAATTCATCCAGGTGAAACCGTAGGGCTTGTGGGAGAATCGGGGTGCGGAAAGTCCACTTTAGGAAAAGCTGTAATGCGCTTGATAAGCGTAACAGATGGCAGGATCACTTTTAAGGGAAAAGACTTATTATCAATGAGAAGAAAAACCTTGAGGATGGCGCGTAGAGAGATTCAAATGATTTTCCAAGACCCTTATGCTTCTCTTGACCCGCGCATGACTGTGATAGAGCTCGTAGAGGAGCCCTTAATAGTTCATGGCATTATAAAAGATAAGGGCAAGCGACGCGAGCGGGCCGCGGCGATGCTTTCTACAACTGGTTTAAGCTCTGAGTTTCTCCACAGATACCCCTTTGAGTTAAGCGGGGGACAGCGACAAAGGGTGGGTATAGCAAGGGCGCTGGTTGTGGAACCTTCTCTTGTGATTGCAGATGAGGCTGTTTCTGCCCTTGACGTCTCCGTACAGGCACAAGTCATAAACCTTTTGAAGGAACTGCGGAAAAGGCTGAATCTTACCTTTCTCTTTATAGCTCATGATTTAGCCGTGATAAAACATATAAGCGACAGAGTAGCAGTAATGTACCTGGGAAAGATTGTGGAGTTGGCCACAAAGAAGGCGCTCTTCGATTTTCCCATGCATCCTTACACTCAGGCGCTGATATCTGCCATCCCTATCCCAGATCCTTTTAGAAGAAGCGAGCGGATTATCCTTCAGGGGGATGTGCCGAGCCCCTTAAATCCGCCTTCAGGGTGTAGATTTCACCCGAGGTGTCCTAAGGTTATGCCTATTTGCTCGCGGGAGGAGCCGCGTTTTTTAGAGCACGGTGGCGAGCACAGCGTAGCTTGCCATCTATATACATGA
- a CDS encoding RidA family protein gives MKKEIRTKDAPMPAGPYSQGIIVGNRIYVAGQGPSNPATGKAPEGIEEQTRQVLKNIQAILEAGGAKLDDVVKVTAHLADLKYFTAFNEVYKTFFKEPFPVRTTVGSQLKDILVEIDVIAELA, from the coding sequence ATGAAGAAAGAGATAAGAACTAAGGACGCGCCAATGCCAGCGGGGCCATATTCACAGGGGATCATCGTCGGCAACAGAATATATGTAGCCGGTCAAGGTCCATCAAACCCGGCGACAGGGAAGGCTCCTGAGGGAATAGAAGAGCAGACCAGACAGGTTCTAAAGAATATCCAAGCTATTTTAGAAGCCGGAGGAGCCAAACTCGACGACGTAGTTAAAGTGACTGCACACCTGGCAGACCTAAAATATTTCACTGCCTTTAACGAAGTGTATAAGACTTTTTTCAAAGAACCATTTCCTGTGCGCACCACCGTGGGAAGCCAACTCAAGGATATACTGGTAGAGATCGACGTAATAGCCGAACTCGCCTAA
- a CDS encoding amidohydrolase/deacetylase family metallohydrolase, which translates to MSENPLVNLRGKGVMLLKGGRVIDPKNGIDEVRDVAIKDGKVLAIEREINVAGMDKVIDVRNLIVTPGVVDIHTHLFATTWLPDAWAGEKSVLPDGFSFRSGVTTMVDAGSAGRRTFEIFRTTVIERAKTRVFALINIASYGMINDMIEQYPEDFDPKATAEMALKHKDVVVGIKSAHYWRPDWTSVQMAMEAGEASGLPVMVDFGYFRKERPYWELVTKVLRPGDISTHCFRGPVPIVRSDGELYRYLFEARDRGVLFDLGHGGGSFLFRNALPAIRGGFYPDSISTDLHTDSMNAGMMDMPTTMSKCLVMGMSLHDVVAHSTHIPAQMIGHPELGHLSVGAPADIAVWRLLEGCFGYKDSHGGRLYGNKRLLCEMTLKGGDVVWDLNARDAVDYEMLGQTYGIREGEFLIPPP; encoded by the coding sequence ATGTCAGAAAATCCTCTTGTTAACCTACGCGGAAAAGGAGTCATGCTTTTAAAGGGTGGGCGTGTAATCGATCCCAAAAATGGAATTGACGAAGTCCGCGATGTAGCCATAAAGGACGGCAAGGTCCTGGCTATAGAGAGGGAAATAAACGTAGCCGGAATGGATAAAGTTATAGATGTGCGTAATCTCATCGTCACACCTGGTGTGGTAGACATTCACACGCATCTTTTTGCCACGACCTGGCTGCCCGATGCGTGGGCTGGGGAAAAGAGCGTCTTGCCCGATGGCTTTAGCTTTAGAAGCGGCGTTACCACCATGGTAGACGCGGGAAGCGCAGGTAGGCGCACTTTTGAGATTTTTAGAACCACCGTGATCGAGAGGGCAAAGACGCGCGTCTTTGCCCTCATTAACATCGCTAGCTACGGCATGATAAACGACATGATCGAGCAGTATCCAGAAGACTTTGACCCTAAAGCCACTGCCGAGATGGCTTTGAAGCACAAGGATGTAGTAGTAGGGATAAAAAGCGCTCATTATTGGCGCCCAGATTGGACTTCTGTGCAAATGGCAATGGAGGCAGGAGAGGCATCTGGTCTCCCAGTGATGGTGGACTTTGGATATTTTCGCAAAGAGAGACCATATTGGGAGCTGGTAACAAAAGTATTAAGGCCCGGGGATATTAGCACCCACTGCTTCAGAGGACCTGTCCCCATAGTCAGAAGTGATGGCGAGCTTTATCGGTATCTCTTTGAGGCGCGCGATAGAGGTGTACTCTTCGACTTGGGACATGGCGGGGGAAGCTTTCTCTTTAGAAACGCTCTCCCTGCTATTCGAGGTGGGTTTTACCCCGATTCTATTTCTACAGATCTCCATACCGATAGCATGAACGCAGGGATGATGGATATGCCTACCACCATGTCCAAGTGCCTCGTCATGGGGATGTCGCTTCATGATGTAGTTGCCCACTCTACACACATTCCTGCTCAGATGATAGGGCATCCTGAGCTCGGGCATTTGTCTGTGGGTGCACCTGCGGATATAGCCGTTTGGAGGCTGTTAGAAGGATGCTTTGGCTACAAGGATTCCCATGGTGGCAGGCTCTATGGGAATAAAAGGCTCCTTTGTGAGATGACGCTAAAGGGTGGGGATGTGGTTTGGGACCTAAACGCTCGAGACGCTGTCGATTATGAGATGTTAGGACAAACTTATGGGATCAGAGAAGGGGAATTTCTCATTCCTCCACCCTAA
- a CDS encoding pyridoxal phosphate-dependent aminotransferase has translation MRISQRAKRVPRSGIREMFDMAPKYKNVISLGIGEPGFPTPKHIVEAGANALYEGHTKYTPNAGISDLRKAIAERASLDGLSVDQQNVIITAGAGEAVLLALLATVDPGDEALLPDPCWPNYFGQVALSGARMNFVRTYERDHFHLKAEAIEKTISDRTRVVIINSPSNPTGAVLNKQELEDIAKVILDRDLVVISDETYSNILFDGRRHTCIASLPDMADHTIVINSFSKTYAMTGWRVGYAIGPSDAISQMAKLQESVSSCVNAAAQQACLAALKGPQDCVKEMVEGYRERRDLLLSGLAELPGIECLMPEGSFYAFPNITKFGLSSKDFALMLLEKTQVVVVPGSAFGEGGEGYLRVSFCGSIESIKEVLSRLQNLLR, from the coding sequence TTGAGAATCAGTCAAAGGGCAAAAAGAGTTCCTCGTTCGGGCATACGTGAGATGTTTGATATGGCCCCTAAGTATAAAAACGTTATCAGCCTCGGTATAGGGGAGCCGGGGTTTCCGACGCCTAAGCATATCGTAGAAGCGGGGGCTAACGCGCTATATGAAGGGCATACCAAATATACGCCTAACGCCGGGATTTCCGACTTACGAAAAGCCATCGCAGAAAGGGCATCTTTGGATGGTCTTAGCGTTGACCAGCAAAATGTAATAATAACTGCAGGAGCAGGCGAAGCGGTCTTGCTTGCCCTATTGGCGACTGTGGATCCGGGGGACGAAGCCCTCCTGCCTGACCCATGTTGGCCTAATTACTTTGGGCAGGTTGCGCTCTCCGGTGCTCGAATGAATTTTGTGAGGACATACGAGCGCGATCATTTTCACTTGAAAGCCGAAGCGATTGAAAAAACCATAAGCGACCGCACTCGAGTTGTCATCATCAATTCTCCTTCTAACCCAACAGGGGCCGTCTTAAATAAACAAGAGCTTGAAGACATCGCAAAGGTTATTCTGGATCGCGATTTGGTTGTAATTTCGGACGAAACTTACTCAAATATCCTCTTCGACGGAAGAAGACACACATGCATCGCTTCTTTGCCTGACATGGCAGACCATACGATCGTTATAAACAGCTTTTCTAAGACTTATGCCATGACGGGGTGGAGGGTAGGCTATGCAATAGGCCCATCGGATGCAATAAGTCAGATGGCAAAGCTACAGGAGAGCGTATCCTCTTGCGTAAATGCGGCTGCTCAACAGGCATGTTTGGCTGCTCTAAAAGGGCCGCAGGATTGTGTCAAAGAAATGGTTGAGGGGTACAGAGAGCGCAGAGATTTGCTCTTAAGCGGGTTAGCGGAACTCCCAGGAATCGAGTGCCTAATGCCTGAAGGGAGTTTTTATGCGTTCCCCAACATAACGAAGTTCGGCCTTTCTTCGAAGGACTTTGCCCTTATGCTCTTAGAAAAGACGCAAGTGGTGGTAGTTCCGGGTTCGGCTTTCGGCGAAGGAGGCGAGGGATACCTTAGGGTTTCTTTTTGCGGAAGCATTGAGAGCATAAAGGAGGTTCTAAGTCGGTTGCAGAATTTGCTACGTTAA
- a CDS encoding dicarboxylate/amino acid:cation symporter produces MKTQGSRFALWLLAASVLGGIVGYIVGEPINVIKPLGDLFYRLLFMIVPILVFFSLCSSFARVGDIRQLSKWAGKIVGWFVITTLIGSVIGIVVGLIWKPGAGLVVKGLTEAPKVAEFSAATFLEWIPQNGIGAIAEGNIIQIVIFAIIIGIAVSLLPEGKHKQILQDLIVAGTDLFITVAGCVLYYAPIGVFALMATSVAAFRGALLMEMANFLTAYTVGFIFHILFVYGFLFWAMTRLNPFQFFKKALPALLTAFTTCSSAATLPVTLRCTEEMGVHEELKNFGIPLGMTFNMDSMAIEIPLYIMLGMFAINMQPTIAELIQFLFLGLAFSIGCAGVPGGGIAIAVILVKAFNLPEDVVAWIAAVFAYLDITGTPMNVWGDMISTTIVAKREGLLDMEKFNS; encoded by the coding sequence ATGAAAACGCAAGGTTCGCGGTTTGCTTTGTGGCTTTTAGCGGCTTCTGTTCTCGGTGGCATTGTAGGCTATATAGTTGGCGAACCCATTAACGTTATTAAACCGCTGGGAGATCTCTTTTACAGGCTTTTGTTTATGATAGTGCCAATCTTAGTGTTTTTCTCCCTTTGCTCTTCTTTCGCGCGAGTAGGCGATATACGTCAACTAAGCAAATGGGCTGGGAAAATAGTCGGCTGGTTTGTGATAACAACTCTAATAGGTTCTGTTATAGGAATTGTAGTTGGTTTAATTTGGAAACCTGGGGCTGGCCTTGTGGTGAAAGGCCTTACTGAAGCTCCCAAAGTGGCAGAGTTTAGCGCCGCGACTTTTCTTGAATGGATCCCTCAGAATGGTATCGGTGCAATAGCTGAAGGCAACATAATTCAAATCGTTATATTTGCAATTATTATTGGTATCGCAGTTTCATTATTACCTGAAGGGAAACATAAACAAATATTGCAAGACTTAATCGTTGCAGGAACCGACCTATTCATAACTGTCGCCGGATGCGTCCTTTATTATGCGCCTATTGGAGTATTTGCCTTGATGGCTACTTCAGTGGCAGCATTTAGAGGTGCGCTATTGATGGAAATGGCGAATTTCCTCACTGCTTACACTGTAGGTTTTATATTCCACATATTATTTGTGTACGGATTTCTCTTTTGGGCTATGACAAGATTAAATCCTTTCCAGTTTTTTAAGAAGGCGTTGCCAGCCTTGCTTACGGCCTTTACAACCTGCAGTAGTGCTGCGACTTTGCCTGTTACGCTTCGCTGTACTGAGGAAATGGGGGTGCATGAGGAGTTGAAAAACTTCGGCATACCTTTGGGCATGACTTTTAACATGGACTCCATGGCCATTGAAATACCGCTTTATATTATGCTGGGGATGTTTGCTATTAATATGCAGCCTACGATTGCTGAATTAATACAGTTTTTATTCCTCGGTTTAGCGTTCTCTATCGGTTGCGCTGGAGTGCCAGGTGGCGGCATAGCTATAGCGGTTATTCTTGTTAAGGCTTTTAATTTGCCGGAAGATGTCGTGGCGTGGATCGCCGCCGTATTTGCTTATTTAGACATAACAGGCACACCTATGAACGTTTGGGGTGACATGATATCCACAACTATCGTGGCTAAAAGAGAGGGCTTGCTTGATATGGAGAAATTTAACTCTTAG